The following are encoded together in the Pleurocapsa sp. FMAR1 genome:
- a CDS encoding ABC transporter substrate-binding protein, which translates to MAKKIWFLAISLLLSFVITTNWHRIPSKASGTAPQNTKPAVVIGYSSWAGWWPWAIAESEDLFTKNGANVELKWYDNYTKSMEDLASGYIDGNCQTLNDTISFAVDAVKGEVAVLVNDNSAGNDKIVAAAEINGVRGLKNKRVAVEAGVVDDFLLTLALEKEGMSRDDVQIIDIETGAAAEAFVAGQADAVGAFPPFWLNALQRKGAKEIASSKEFPGAIPDLLVVSQKLIKEQPEQVQALIDTWFDILQFMSDYPAQADKILADRAGVNNEEFQLFKEGTKIFTLEENLEAFSEGDNMKHLPYAAFKITDFLVNKLKSIDNKPSLTKIFNQNFIKAYAVK; encoded by the coding sequence ATGGCAAAGAAAATTTGGTTTTTAGCTATCTCTCTATTGTTGAGCTTCGTAATCACAACCAACTGGCACAGAATACCCTCAAAGGCTTCTGGCACTGCTCCTCAAAATACAAAACCAGCAGTGGTAATTGGTTATAGCAGTTGGGCTGGTTGGTGGCCCTGGGCGATCGCCGAATCTGAGGATCTATTCACCAAGAATGGAGCTAATGTCGAGCTTAAATGGTACGACAATTATACTAAATCGATGGAAGATTTGGCTTCTGGCTATATAGACGGCAACTGTCAAACCCTCAACGATACAATTAGCTTTGCCGTAGATGCAGTAAAAGGGGAAGTCGCAGTTTTGGTCAACGACAACTCAGCCGGTAATGACAAAATTGTTGCTGCTGCGGAAATTAATGGAGTCAGAGGCTTGAAAAATAAGCGTGTAGCGGTTGAAGCGGGAGTTGTGGATGATTTTCTTTTAACTTTAGCACTAGAAAAAGAGGGAATGTCCAGAGATGACGTACAAATCATCGATATTGAAACTGGTGCAGCAGCAGAAGCCTTTGTTGCTGGGCAAGCTGATGCAGTGGGCGCGTTTCCTCCTTTCTGGTTAAATGCGCTGCAAAGAAAAGGAGCGAAGGAAATAGCCTCATCCAAAGAATTTCCAGGAGCAATTCCCGATCTTTTAGTCGTAAGCCAAAAGTTAATCAAAGAACAGCCCGAACAAGTACAGGCTTTAATTGATACCTGGTTTGACATTTTGCAGTTTATGTCCGATTATCCTGCCCAAGCCGATAAAATTTTGGCAGATAGGGCTGGAGTAAACAATGAAGAATTTCAATTATTTAAAGAGGGAACGAAAATATTCACCCTTGAGGAGAACTTGGAAGCCTTTAGTGAAGGAGATAATATGAAACATTTACCCTATGCTGCCTTCAAAATTACCGATTTTTTGGTCAATAAATTAAAGTCTATCGATAATAAACCCAGTTTAACCAAAATCTTTAATCAAAATTTTATCAAAGCTTATGCAGTCAAATAA
- a CDS encoding substrate-binding domain-containing protein yields MQSNNQQRKAFTLKNQKHICPKCGFENHNSAVYCEICFYPLSIDEPNTNKSLATKPLVVKPQRANALKLSANGFRQELHKPSVLSGLAVLAIAIALWVNYFISRQPSYITSSQGDSLALYDSMSQVPEVPDGLFSYGGALYFASLVAHGMNDAMLWEHPNFDLRYTKPLNNDQSYSNGIKMLLDGELSFAFNGRPLVDREYSQARLRDMKLQQVPIAIDGIVIFGNNQILTKGLSLDQVRDIFTGKITNWKQLGDQDLPITPVLLSPEDIELLNLDNTSAIPSTTKYVSNYTLALRKVIATPGTISFASSSLVQNQQLIKVFGLAEENSRNYMNPLIAGKPNLKIFKSGNYPLTRRLFLVIRQDGTPDQLAGKAYAQMLLSREGQAIVRKAGLVPLYGE; encoded by the coding sequence ATGCAGTCAAATAATCAGCAAAGAAAAGCTTTTACACTTAAGAATCAAAAGCATATTTGTCCTAAATGCGGTTTTGAAAACCATAATTCTGCCGTTTATTGTGAAATTTGTTTTTATCCCTTAAGCATTGATGAACCTAATACTAATAAATCATTAGCCACAAAACCGCTCGTAGTTAAGCCTCAGCGTGCAAACGCACTTAAGTTGTCGGCAAATGGTTTTAGGCAAGAGCTTCACAAGCCAAGCGTGCTGAGTGGTTTAGCGGTTTTAGCAATTGCGATCGCTCTTTGGGTTAATTATTTTATTTCTCGTCAACCTAGCTACATTACTTCTTCTCAAGGAGATAGTCTGGCTCTTTACGACTCTATGAGTCAAGTGCCAGAAGTACCTGACGGCTTATTTAGCTATGGAGGCGCACTGTATTTTGCTTCTTTAGTTGCTCATGGTATGAATGATGCCATGCTCTGGGAACACCCTAACTTTGACTTGAGATATACTAAACCTTTAAACAACGATCAAAGCTATAGCAATGGCATTAAAATGCTTCTCGATGGCGAACTCAGCTTTGCTTTCAATGGTCGCCCTTTAGTTGACCGAGAATATTCTCAAGCACGCTTACGGGACATGAAACTGCAACAAGTTCCCATTGCTATTGACGGTATTGTCATTTTTGGAAATAATCAGATTCTTACTAAAGGTTTAAGTTTAGATCAGGTTAGGGATATTTTCACTGGCAAAATTACTAATTGGAAACAGTTAGGAGACCAGGATCTGCCTATAACTCCAGTTTTACTTAGCCCAGAAGATATTGAGCTATTGAACTTAGATAATACATCTGCCATCCCATCAACAACTAAATATGTTTCTAACTATACTCTTGCTTTGCGCAAAGTAATCGCCACGCCAGGGACAATATCTTTTGCCTCTTCATCTTTAGTTCAAAATCAGCAATTAATTAAAGTATTTGGTTTAGCTGAGGAAAATTCCCGTAATTATATGAATCCCTTGATAGCAGGAAAGCCTAATTTAAAAATATTTAAAAGCGGTAACTATCCCCTGACGCGAAGATTGTTTTTAGTTATTCGCCAAGATGGAACTCCCGATCAGTTGGCAGGAAAAGCCTATGCCCAGATGTTACTGTCTCGTGAAGGTCAAGCAATAGTTAGAAAAGCAGGGCTTGTTCCTCTGTATGGAGAATAA
- a CDS encoding two-component system response regulator, whose protein sequence is MISFSTQDINILIVDDMADNLKVLANTLSAQGYQVRCAKNGSTALRGASAILPDLILLDIKMPDLDGYEVCQRLKANILTCNIPVIFLSALDDVLDKVRAFEVGGVDFISKPIQVKEVLVRVKNQIALQLAHAKISQLNQELEIRVQQRTIELKTVNQSLLREINERQRIQQKLVYDSLHDGLTGLGNRSLLMERVEWTIKHAQRHPDYMYALLFIDLDRFKVINDSLGHSTGDRLLIAVANSLQKCLRENDLVARLGGDEFVILLDGISSIEDATMIGDRIQGKLRSPFELKGQNIFTSASIGIVFGSPDYTNAAELLRDADIAMYRAKAKGKSRYEIFDMAMYQETLKLLELENHLRQAVKRNEFVLHYQPIISLNHSKLVGFEALIRWQHPTKGSIPPVEFIPLAEDTGLILEIGEWLLKEACQQLKQWQQKFAQIPQVASLKMNVNIASQQLQQPEFIQKLDRILQETGLNGNCLRLEITESVLIDPEGCIQNTLKQIRERNIKLSIDDFGTGYSSLSYLRRFPIDNLKIDRSFIEQMNYDLENLEIVRVIITLAKTLGMDAISEGVETPQQLQQLKALGCEFGQGFLFSKPLPSIGVESMLAHYPKSFNENYPNFN, encoded by the coding sequence ATGATTTCTTTTTCCACTCAAGACATCAATATTCTAATTGTGGATGACATGGCTGATAATTTGAAAGTTCTCGCCAATACTCTGAGTGCGCAAGGCTATCAAGTACGCTGTGCTAAAAATGGTTCGACAGCATTACGAGGTGCAAGTGCAATTTTGCCCGATCTAATTTTGCTAGACATAAAAATGCCCGATCTAGATGGCTACGAAGTTTGTCAAAGACTTAAGGCAAATATTTTAACCTGCAATATACCCGTAATTTTTTTAAGTGCCTTAGATGACGTATTGGACAAGGTTAGAGCATTTGAAGTTGGGGGAGTAGACTTTATCAGCAAACCAATTCAGGTCAAAGAAGTATTGGTGCGGGTTAAAAATCAAATTGCCCTCCAGTTGGCTCACGCTAAAATAAGTCAGTTAAACCAAGAGTTAGAAATAAGAGTTCAGCAGCGGACAATTGAGCTAAAAACCGTTAATCAAAGCCTCCTCAGAGAAATTAATGAGCGTCAGAGAATTCAGCAAAAGTTGGTTTACGATTCTCTCCACGATGGCTTGACGGGGTTAGGTAATCGTAGCTTATTAATGGAAAGAGTTGAGTGGACTATTAAACACGCCCAACGTCATCCAGATTATATGTATGCTTTGTTATTTATCGATCTCGATCGCTTTAAAGTAATTAACGATAGTTTAGGTCATTCAACTGGCGATCGATTATTAATTGCGGTGGCAAACTCACTACAAAAATGTCTACGAGAAAATGACCTAGTAGCACGTTTGGGAGGAGATGAATTTGTTATTTTACTAGACGGCATTAGCAGTATTGAAGATGCAACTATGATCGGCGATCGCATTCAAGGAAAATTGCGATCGCCTTTTGAACTGAAAGGTCAAAATATTTTTACTAGTGCCAGTATCGGCATTGTCTTTGGTTCTCCTGACTACACCAACGCTGCGGAATTGCTGAGAGACGCTGATATTGCCATGTATCGTGCCAAAGCTAAAGGAAAATCGCGTTATGAAATTTTTGACATGGCTATGTACCAAGAGACTCTAAAGCTATTGGAGTTAGAAAATCATCTGCGTCAGGCTGTCAAACGTAATGAATTTGTGCTTCACTACCAGCCAATTATTTCTTTAAACCATAGTAAATTAGTTGGTTTTGAAGCTTTAATTCGTTGGCAACATCCTACTAAGGGTTCTATTCCTCCCGTCGAGTTTATTCCCCTTGCCGAAGACACAGGCTTAATTTTAGAAATTGGCGAGTGGTTACTAAAAGAAGCTTGTCAGCAATTAAAGCAGTGGCAACAAAAGTTTGCCCAGATTCCTCAAGTCGCTTCTCTCAAAATGAATGTTAATATAGCCAGTCAGCAGCTACAACAACCAGAGTTTATCCAAAAGCTAGATCGTATACTACAAGAAACTGGTTTAAACGGTAATTGTTTACGTTTAGAGATTACAGAAAGCGTCTTGATCGATCCAGAAGGATGTATACAAAATACCCTTAAGCAGATTAGAGAGCGAAATATTAAACTTAGTATTGATGACTTTGGAACTGGCTATTCTTCTTTGAGCTATTTACGCCGATTTCCCATTGATAATTTAAAAATAGATCGCTCTTTTATCGAACAAATGAACTATGATTTAGAAAATTTGGAGATTGTTAGAGTAATCATTACTTTAGCCAAAACTTTAGGCATGGATGCTATTTCTGAGGGAGTAGAAACACCTCAGCAACTCCAGCAGCTAAAAGCTCTTGGATGCGAATTTGGTCAGGGATTTTTATTTTCTAAGCCTTTACCCTCTATTGGAGTTGAATCAATGCTAGCTCACTATCCAAAATCGTTTAATGAAAATTACCCTAATTTTAACTGA
- a CDS encoding response regulator translates to MKSKNQISGLKSPKQKLIQIIRNVPLCLVITAPIVIDIGITCSLIKYFSFDRDRQTIENIAKQAQNQISDRLSSRPHKYLSNNRDRRSEITSSSDLSKSNLPKILQQVDVPLAAKILIVRENTVVATNFQQQIKSNQAIITALKQSLSKIEDIEGKPFGFTAKQQNFWGQIYPWQHQGSQDKLIIVIPQSELASYVATKPEEQTKQYLAYLLPTILLGIIAYLWISHRFNRLQQEISVALGEDAESDDDFFQTESAVTVGNSLKQTAAQHRKANQCASRRRGVLTHKARSQSMTNSLLIDMSHELRSPLNAILGFAQIMQQESSLTRSQQENMAIINHSGKRMLSTINELVDLSKIEVNRLVLAKDSFDFYLWLDSFECSLRHKADNRGLDISLIKDSQLPQYICADERRLRQILTNLVSYCLQHNQSESIIVQISSSAVNLDSIESKLQNLHFVIENLNFSLALLELVDLFDPALSVRQKGKFYDHSPLSLPISGQLAKLMKGDITVEHDNHRQGRMILRLDLAIEVVASQEVEIKAESSPKKVISLEVEQPNYRVLIVDDSKTNRKILAQILEKVGFEIQEAANGKEAVDIWLHWQPHMIWMDIQMPVMNGYEATEQIKSYPQSKSLPIVAFSASSLEEERSLYQASGCDDFVEKPFSENIIFEKIAQHLGVRYIYQSITPSPSSFRLTANALRVMPDSWINQLEQAAAALDDKLLTQLIQEIPPKHCDLQDALQKQIDNFDFDQILDLAQAKSP, encoded by the coding sequence ATGAAGTCCAAGAATCAAATTTCAGGTTTAAAATCGCCTAAACAAAAGCTGATTCAGATTATACGTAACGTGCCACTGTGCTTAGTAATAACAGCACCAATTGTTATTGATATCGGCATTACCTGCAGCTTAATAAAATATTTTTCTTTTGATAGAGATAGACAAACTATAGAAAATATAGCTAAACAAGCACAAAATCAAATTAGCGATCGCTTATCTTCACGTCCGCATAAATACCTAAGTAATAATAGGGATCGACGCTCAGAGATTACCTCAAGTTCGGATCTAAGCAAGTCAAATTTGCCCAAGATTTTGCAGCAGGTAGACGTTCCCTTGGCGGCAAAAATCTTAATTGTTCGAGAAAATACGGTTGTAGCTACTAATTTTCAGCAGCAGATTAAGAGCAATCAGGCAATCATAACGGCACTGAAACAATCGTTGTCTAAAATAGAAGATATTGAGGGTAAGCCTTTCGGTTTTACAGCTAAACAGCAGAATTTTTGGGGACAGATATATCCTTGGCAGCATCAAGGTAGCCAAGACAAGCTAATAATTGTAATACCTCAATCTGAATTAGCTAGCTATGTTGCCACAAAGCCTGAAGAACAAACAAAGCAATATTTAGCTTACTTATTACCGACAATTTTATTAGGAATAATAGCCTATCTTTGGATTAGCCACAGGTTCAATCGTTTACAGCAAGAGATTTCAGTAGCTTTAGGAGAAGATGCTGAATCTGACGACGACTTTTTTCAGACAGAATCTGCTGTGACCGTTGGTAATTCTTTAAAACAAACTGCTGCTCAACATCGGAAAGCTAACCAGTGCGCCTCTCGGCGACGCGGGGTCTTGACTCATAAAGCAAGATCTCAATCTATGACAAACTCCCTTTTGATAGATATGAGCCATGAGTTGCGATCGCCTTTAAATGCCATTTTAGGATTCGCGCAGATTATGCAGCAAGAATCATCCCTGACGCGATCGCAACAAGAAAATATGGCAATCATTAATCACAGTGGCAAGCGGATGTTGTCAACGATTAATGAGTTGGTAGACTTGTCTAAAATTGAAGTTAATCGTCTAGTTTTAGCCAAAGATAGCTTTGATTTTTATCTTTGGCTTGATAGTTTTGAATGCAGCCTCAGACATAAAGCAGATAATCGAGGTTTAGATATTTCTCTAATTAAAGATTCTCAGCTACCACAATATATTTGCGCCGACGAAAGGAGATTACGTCAGATCTTGACTAATTTAGTCAGCTATTGCTTACAACACAATCAGAGCGAATCAATAATTGTTCAGATAAGTTCTTCTGCCGTTAATTTAGACTCAATTGAATCTAAGCTGCAAAATCTTCATTTTGTCATCGAAAATCTTAATTTCTCTCTCGCCTTACTAGAGCTTGTAGACTTATTCGATCCTGCCCTTAGCGTTCGCCAAAAAGGCAAGTTTTACGATCATAGTCCTTTAAGTTTGCCTATTAGTGGTCAGCTAGCAAAACTAATGAAAGGGGACATAACCGTTGAGCATGATAACCATCGACAAGGAAGAATGATCTTGCGCTTGGATCTGGCAATTGAAGTAGTTGCTAGTCAAGAAGTAGAGATTAAAGCTGAATCTTCTCCTAAAAAAGTCATTAGTCTAGAGGTAGAGCAGCCTAATTATCGTGTTCTAATTGTGGATGATTCTAAAACCAACCGTAAAATTTTGGCACAGATATTAGAAAAAGTAGGCTTTGAAATCCAAGAAGCAGCTAACGGCAAAGAAGCAGTTGATATTTGGCTGCACTGGCAACCTCATATGATTTGGATGGATATTCAAATGCCCGTGATGAATGGTTATGAAGCAACAGAGCAGATCAAATCTTATCCTCAGTCTAAAAGTCTGCCGATTGTGGCATTTTCCGCTAGCAGCTTAGAAGAAGAGCGATCGCTATATCAAGCTTCAGGATGTGATGACTTTGTAGAGAAGCCTTTCTCGGAAAATATTATCTTTGAGAAGATTGCTCAACACCTAGGAGTACGTTATATTTATCAATCGATAACACCTTCACCCAGCAGCTTTAGATTAACTGCAAATGCTTTGAGAGTTATGCCCGATAGCTGGATAAATCAATTAGAACAAGCAGCAGCAGCATTAGACGACAAGTTATTAACTCAGCTAATACAAGAAATTCCCCCAAAACATTGCGATCTGCAAGATGCACTGCAAAAACAGATCGACAATTTTGATTTTGATCAAATTCTTGATTTAGCTCAAGCAAAAAGCCCGTAA
- a CDS encoding transposase, with the protein MYQRLEFGAIAKTCENNKVHLITKKWTFLLDQWGSKVIRVKFPRKACRECQFRHLCTRSNKEARELTLRHKEEHLAIDRRRKRQETKTWLNTYNQRAGVEETISQAVRGFDMRSARYMGLDKVHLQHILTATAW; encoded by the coding sequence ATGTACCAGAGGTTGGAGTTTGGCGCAATAGCTAAAACTTGTGAGAACAACAAAGTTCATTTGATTACTAAAAAATGGACTTTTCTCCTCGATCAATGGGGAAGCAAAGTAATCAGAGTAAAATTTCCCCGTAAGGCTTGTCGAGAGTGTCAATTTCGCCACCTGTGTACTCGTTCAAACAAGGAAGCACGAGAACTTACTCTACGCCATAAAGAAGAACACCTTGCCATAGATAGAAGGAGAAAGCGACAAGAGACAAAAACATGGTTAAATACTTACAATCAACGCGCTGGAGTTGAAGAGACAATTTCTCAAGCTGTTCGCGGTTTTGATATGCGTTCTGCTCGCTATATGGGTTTGGATAAAGTTCATTTACAACACATACTTACTGCGACTGCTTGGTAG
- a CDS encoding tyrosine-type recombinase/integrase: MICVLLAIWVWIKFIYNTYLLRLLGRHKLRDSTLILIAYRHGLRISELVALRWSQIDFTSGTIYINRLKHDVSSTHPLRGIELREGNCREIIQTQIICLF, encoded by the coding sequence TTGATATGCGTTCTGCTCGCTATATGGGTTTGGATAAAGTTCATTTACAACACATACTTACTGCGACTGCTTGGTAGGCACAAGCTACGGGATTCAACTCTGATTTTAATAGCTTACCGTCATGGGTTGAGAATATCTGAGTTAGTCGCTTTGCGCTGGTCACAGATTGATTTTACTAGTGGCACGATTTATATCAATCGGCTCAAGCATGATGTAAGTTCCACTCATCCTCTGCGTGGTATTGAACTCAGAGAAGGCAATTGCAGAGAGATTATCCAGACTCAAATTATCTGTTTGTTTTAG
- a CDS encoding AraC family transcriptional regulator translates to MLSSQQIGWNGILVEQYQYYSIPGKTEEKEIPALSDHWLILPLGHPSHLSQKSDNRLHESLFQKGDSLLVPAKKPTYWRCLGSQLFQTELHIHLQPKLIEQVAKASEIDTERIDLANHFRKHDLQLQHIAMLLLAELRSGGIMGRLYVESLTQTLVIHLLRHYAEAEIVQIVTSKNRSLTRIQLQQAIDYIHTHLDQDLSLSQIASLINISPTYFASLFKRTTGISPHQYVIGQRVERAKLMLSKTDLAIADIALQVGFSSQSHLTQQFKRFTGVTPKQVRSSP, encoded by the coding sequence GTGTTATCAAGTCAGCAGATAGGCTGGAATGGAATCTTGGTCGAGCAATATCAATATTATTCAATTCCAGGCAAAACAGAAGAAAAAGAAATTCCTGCCCTGTCAGATCATTGGCTGATCTTACCTCTAGGACATCCCAGTCATTTGAGCCAGAAGTCTGACAATCGCTTGCATGAGTCCCTTTTTCAAAAGGGAGACAGCCTTTTGGTTCCTGCTAAAAAACCAACCTACTGGCGCTGTCTGGGAAGTCAGTTATTCCAGACAGAACTACATATTCACTTACAGCCGAAGTTGATTGAACAAGTTGCTAAAGCATCTGAAATAGATACAGAGCGGATCGACCTCGCGAATCATTTTCGTAAGCATGACTTGCAGCTTCAACATATCGCCATGTTGCTTTTAGCTGAGTTGCGATCGGGTGGCATAATGGGACGATTATATGTCGAATCTTTAACTCAAACGTTAGTCATTCATTTGCTGCGACACTATGCTGAGGCTGAGATTGTACAGATTGTTACATCAAAGAACAGAAGCTTAACTCGTATTCAGTTACAGCAAGCAATTGACTATATTCACACTCACCTCGATCAAGATTTATCACTCTCTCAAATTGCCTCACTCATCAATATCAGCCCTACTTACTTTGCCAGCTTATTCAAACGCACCACAGGTATTTCTCCTCACCAATATGTAATTGGACAGCGAGTGGAACGGGCAAAATTGATGTTGTCAAAAACGGATTTGGCGATCGCAGACATTGCCTTACAAGTAGGCTTCTCCAGTCAAAGTCATCTGACTCAACAGTTCAAGCGATTCACAGGAGTAACACCAAAGCAAGTTCGCTCTTCACCATAA
- a CDS encoding sigma 54-interacting transcriptional regulator, which produces MNSDLVSFLQQKTCLGNLSLEVLKAIASLLDERTIATDEIVVTENTQPDGLYIIHTGKVLSDSQSESHPSSLLSGTVLNLYALLLNQPTQYTIKTVSETKVWFLEGTEFQKLVEQYPAIAQTFSQQLATEVRELSDKLQFEQERQITLRPYLVSKAKRGIIGKSRYATRLRSQIKEAAQTRDSVLIFGEPGLEKDNTAALIHFGSAARRQPIIKVDCAKLQTSGAELFGRSGGKPGLIASLDRGTLVLNNIHLLPTELIDAIAALIKDNQYTPVMRPGGNVPQVQSSQARIILISEQTVQAIDSVVANLIKVPPLRVRKADLDEQINYYLNLIGRNKCLRKTKITPEAIRNLQAYDFPNNLRELESLIERALTQLQGCDDITEEVVWHSQSKKKQYRLNLLNKYPKLRYFLRSDWYPDKINYGFTASFFAFIVLVLFLAPQNRQHNFALNLFWAWWWPLILVTFPLIGRLWCAVCPFMIYGEITQKLSLILFPRQLKRWPRNTAEKWGGWFLFGLFALILLWEELWDLENTAYLSACLLLLITAGAMIFSAIFERRFWCRYLCPIGGMNGLFAKLSMTELRAQQGTCSAECTTYQCYKGGPAKGEGQETNGCPLYSHPAQLTDNKDCVLCMTCLKACPHRSVEVNLRPPGIELWTTHTPHSYEVALLFLLLNVIFLHRLPEISARLSLNLHLEQFSNHALVSVIALSLPLAVPLLAQIATELVGKLNNKYKPRKFVELAYGYLPLVLAGNLAHYLRLGLAEGGKILPVTMATFGLDGAGLPILVAHPAVIAFLQGCCLIFGVLFSILLTQKIARQQLKYLLPQHLASVVLAVAMWQVIIGF; this is translated from the coding sequence ATGAATTCTGACTTAGTTTCTTTTTTACAGCAGAAAACTTGTCTGGGTAATTTATCATTAGAAGTTCTAAAGGCGATCGCATCTTTACTAGATGAGCGAACAATTGCCACAGATGAGATCGTTGTTACTGAAAATACCCAGCCTGATGGCTTGTATATTATTCATACAGGAAAAGTATTAAGCGATAGTCAATCAGAGTCCCATCCCAGCAGCTTATTATCAGGGACGGTACTAAATTTATATGCTCTGTTATTAAATCAGCCGACGCAATATACGATCAAGACCGTTAGTGAAACTAAAGTCTGGTTTCTTGAGGGGACAGAGTTTCAAAAATTAGTCGAGCAATACCCCGCAATTGCTCAGACTTTTTCCCAGCAGTTAGCTACAGAGGTTAGGGAATTATCAGACAAGCTACAGTTTGAACAAGAGCGTCAGATAACTTTAAGACCCTATCTAGTTAGTAAAGCTAAACGGGGAATAATTGGTAAAAGCCGTTATGCAACTAGATTGCGATCGCAAATTAAAGAGGCTGCTCAAACCAGAGACTCGGTACTAATTTTTGGTGAACCAGGATTAGAAAAGGATAATACAGCAGCTTTAATTCATTTTGGTTCAGCCGCTCGCCGACAACCAATTATTAAAGTTGATTGTGCCAAATTACAAACTAGTGGTGCAGAGTTGTTTGGTCGTAGCGGTGGGAAACCTGGACTAATTGCCAGCTTAGATAGAGGAACTTTGGTTTTAAATAATATACATTTATTACCCACTGAATTAATAGATGCGATCGCCGCTTTAATTAAAGATAATCAGTATACCCCTGTAATGCGTCCTGGGGGAAATGTCCCGCAAGTACAATCTTCTCAAGCCAGAATAATTCTTATTTCTGAACAAACTGTACAGGCGATCGACTCTGTAGTCGCCAATTTGATTAAAGTTCCCCCCCTAAGAGTGCGAAAAGCTGATTTAGATGAACAAATCAATTATTATCTAAATTTGATTGGACGCAACAAATGTCTGCGAAAAACCAAGATAACCCCCGAAGCAATCAGAAACCTTCAGGCTTATGATTTTCCCAACAATCTCAGGGAACTAGAAAGTCTCATCGAGCGAGCTTTAACTCAGCTACAGGGTTGTGATGACATTACCGAAGAAGTTGTTTGGCACTCCCAAAGTAAAAAGAAACAGTATCGCCTAAATCTCCTCAATAAATATCCCAAACTACGTTACTTCCTGCGTAGCGACTGGTATCCTGACAAAATCAATTATGGCTTTACCGCCAGCTTTTTTGCCTTTATTGTTTTAGTCCTTTTTCTTGCCCCTCAAAACCGTCAGCATAACTTTGCTTTAAACTTATTTTGGGCTTGGTGGTGGCCTCTAATTTTAGTTACTTTTCCCTTGATTGGCAGGTTATGGTGCGCCGTCTGTCCTTTTATGATTTATGGCGAAATCACCCAAAAGCTATCGCTAATTCTATTTCCGCGACAGCTTAAAAGATGGCCGAGAAATACTGCGGAGAAATGGGGTGGCTGGTTTTTGTTTGGTTTGTTTGCCCTAATTTTGCTATGGGAAGAATTATGGGATTTGGAAAACACCGCCTATCTTTCCGCTTGCTTGCTGCTACTCATTACCGCAGGAGCAATGATCTTTTCTGCCATTTTTGAACGTCGTTTTTGGTGTCGCTATCTTTGTCCCATCGGCGGGATGAATGGCTTGTTTGCCAAACTTTCCATGACGGAATTGCGAGCGCAACAGGGTACTTGCTCGGCAGAATGCACTACCTATCAATGCTACAAAGGAGGCCCAGCCAAAGGAGAGGGACAAGAAACCAATGGCTGTCCTTTGTATTCCCATCCTGCACAGCTAACGGACAATAAAGACTGCGTATTGTGTATGACTTGTTTAAAAGCCTGTCCCCATCGCTCGGTCGAAGTTAACCTGCGTCCCCCTGGAATTGAACTATGGACAACCCACACTCCTCACAGTTATGAAGTAGCTTTGCTGTTTCTGTTGTTAAACGTAATTTTTTTACACCGTTTACCAGAAATATCAGCTCGATTGAGTTTAAATCTGCACCTTGAACAATTTAGCAACCATGCTTTAGTATCCGTTATCGCTTTGAGTTTACCGCTGGCTGTACCTCTGCTGGCGCAAATCGCAACCGAACTTGTGGGTAAATTAAATAATAAATATAAACCCCGCAAGTTTGTTGAACTGGCTTATGGCTATTTACCTTTGGTCTTAGCAGGGAACTTGGCTCACTATCTTCGCTTGGGTTTAGCAGAAGGGGGAAAAATATTACCCGTAACTATGGCAACCTTCGGCTTAGATGGTGCAGGTCTACCTATCTTAGTTGCTCACCCCGCAGTAATTGCTTTTTTACAGGGATGCTGTTTAATATTTGGCGTGCTGTTTTCTATTTTGCTAACTCAAAAAATTGCTCGTCAGCAACTTAAGTATCTCTTACCCCAGCATTTAGCCTCCGTAGTTTTGGCTGTAGCTATGTGGCAGGTAATTATTGGGTTTTAA
- a CDS encoding type II toxin-antitoxin system Phd/YefM family antitoxin: MLSQAVLGEEIVIAKAGKPIVRLVPIKEPLKDRVLDQDEGLFVVPDDFNDPLPEDILSAFFK, translated from the coding sequence TTGCTGTCTCAAGCTGTTCTAGGCGAAGAGATAGTCATTGCCAAAGCAGGAAAGCCTATTGTTCGTCTAGTTCCGATTAAAGAACCTCTTAAAGACAGAGTTTTGGATCAAGATGAAGGTTTATTTGTAGTCCCTGACGATTTTAACGATCCGTTACCAGAAGATATTTTGTCTGCTTTTTTCAAGTAA